AAGAAGCCAAAGTCGGACTGGGATTGGCTGGCCGGAAACTGGCCACGACCGGCGATTGGATGGAATGCTGCTGGTCGTTGTCTTCCGATTGCGATCGGAAGAGAATATCTTTCAACGATCGGTACTGAACTAAATCCCTGCTCGTTTCCACCGGGAAAAAGACATTGGGCGCCACTGATTGGATCAACACTGATGCGATAAgaacaaacagcagcagcagcagcttagAAAATACGGCGACGTAACACACGGAAGAGGACATGCTATTGACTTGCGCTGCACAACTCTTCTCAAGACGTTCTGACGAGAAAGCTGTTGCTTTACAAGTCCAGCAAAGCCTGCAGGATGACGGCGacagcacacacactcacaaacATTCAGCCCGGAGATGAAAGTCGCCTCTtagctcttgttgttgttgtacaccCTGTTGTCCGATGGAATCGAGTTGAAATGCTTACAAAAGGGAGGGGGCAGTGCTGCGGAGAAAGTTGACTTGGATGATATTGTATGTATTTTCACTTGTGTATTTCTTTATACAAGCCAAGGTACCTCCTTTTTCACAAGACAAaataatctgaaaaaaaaattcccggaAAAAATTCGCGGTGAACGCAACAGTAAATCAAAGTCTGAaatcgaaaagaaattggtttcacgttaccttttttttttcgttcgacCATTTAGGAGCTATAAAAGCAAACAATCGGGCtgttatcaaaagaaaattctttaaactcaaaagagaaaactttaaTTCCATACAGCTAGTTTTTAGTGAGATTATTTacttaattgaattaaaatagaaataactagccaattttattttatgggtGTTTAGAGAAACGTCATATCCACTAAGGATTAATTTTCCGGGAGCGGGAGTTTCAATTCTTGTCAATTTAGTTTGATACCACTTGGGCCACTGTGCACACAGAAAAGCTATATGGAGAATAAACTTACATACATGTTGTTTTGTCACTACAATATGTGAAACCAAATGAGCTTTGAGAAGAGAAACTTGTCGGTTGCGCTCGGCACATGACCAAGCAATCGACCGCAtactttttgttaaaaaatacaacCCATATATTGATTGATGATATGATTGGATTTATATAGTACAGATATTATACGTTGGGTGAATTTGTCTATCGTTTCCCATAGAGAAAAGCTAATCTAGAAAATAACCAATAATACAGGTTGCTAGTAATGCCGAGTGATTTGAGTCCAAAGAGAAAGTAACTATATGGTAGTCATCATGTGGTAGTCACCATAGCAGTCGTCAACTACATATTGTTTACCAGTTTATTGATTATAAGAAatgcaaaaatgaataatagaaaattttttaatgtcgaaataataagaaagatTTTCTGACAttagcaaataaaaatctaaattgctACCTTTAGAAGATTAGAAGTAATGAAATCCGCAACGCTGAAGGAATAAATGAACGCGAAAACGGAAACCCTTTAGTGTTTTGCGTGAGTTTTGACTAGATTATACGTAAATTGATAACTTATTAtaaattactattttttctaAACCTTTGGAACGGAGCAATCATCTATGTTAGTCCATAGCAGCATGATAGCAGGTCCTTAGTCGTTCAAGTCCCTGCTCCCTGGGCGGGCATCCCAGACGTTTTCCAATCCAGATTTAATTCTTatccatttatttatattttcgtGATATGTGctatttacaaaatatgaTACTGTTACaggtttattaaatttttaattggttAGAGTTTAGGTGCGCAACGAGAAGATTGCCCTAATGCCCTACTCCAGCAATGTCTTTGATATGAGGCTCAGAGGTGGCAGCACTTGCACGAGCAGACTGATGTTTACAAAATAAGTCACACCGACTCGGCATCGTctgcagcaaaaaaaaaaaaaaaaaaaaactactaaaCTCTTTTGGCCAATTGTCATCCACTAAAGGtttgttaaattaaaaactaagcTTATAGTCTTTGTTTGGCATTTGTCATCTCTTAACCAGCATTTAGCCATGTAACGGTTATTTCTTATAAAAAGGTTTTCACTAGGTTTTTATTCCTTTGCTGTTCTGCCTTATGGATCCTAATCAGCTTCAATCTTTTTGGCTTCCAATAATATTTGAAGCTGGAGCACAAATGGAAGAAATTGACAAACAACAGCAATGGCAGGTAAATTTGTGCAAACCATAATTATATTCTCATTCAAATGATTAATCATGCTGAAATTACAAAGATTGTAGCTGCCATGTTAGGATGCAGTTCTCATCTTGAATGGAACCTAAAATGATTGCATCACCTCCCTGGTCCAATCCATCTCTGCTCCCGCTGCATTGACCGATGTCTAAAACCGAATATGTGGAGCGCTGCATGAAGCAAACTTAATTTATTCACAACACTATAATGATGCTTTTTTTGCTGCTGaatgatgattttttaattattaaaatttctttaacatGACTACAGACTGCACAAAAACTGAGTGATCATCacttattcttttattccctTATTCATTTACATTGcgtgtaaaacatttttatacaGTGTCTTGGAAATTTGCAACTTGCATCAGTCCTACGTTAAAATTTACCTACTAGGATTGTGACCCGGCTATATGTGCGTAGACCTGATTCAGCTGACGGCTTTGGGGATTTTTATGTGATACCAAAATTTATGTAGCTagcaaatttcgaaaaaaataaataaattgtgttGGCATCTCCGCTGAATATCTGACCACATTCAATGATGAGCTAAAGCTTCATCGGGCACGGCATGGGAGGAAATAAGGTTCTTTGAACGAGTTGCAGTCTTTTTCTTAACCTGGAATTCATCCCCTGGTTAAAGTAGTTTGTAACATCATACGGATGGCAGCTCTTAAATGTACCAGAAGGAAAAGTGCCCACTCTCTTCTACTGAGTATTAAATAATTCCATGGTAGTAATAGTCTATAACAAGCATTAtatcattttttcattgtcaCTGTTTCAGGAGTTTTTCGGGGTGTACACGAATTACTTGTTAGATCCAAGTTGGTATTTCGCCTGAAGGAGGGATTAGCCTACTATATGCAGTTGTCTGTGCTTTTTGGCGACGCATCAGAGATGTTCGACAGTTCGAGTATTCCGCTTCATTTGTCGGTTAAGTAATATTTGCGTATTCAACATTTGTACGTTATCCAATAGTGTTTTACGTACATCATCAGGGTACTATTAAGTCAGAAAACATAACTTGAGCtataattttgttaaaattgaaaattaagttTATACATATCACAGAAAAtctaattatttcaaatctaaattttttgtttgaaacaggaaaagtaaaaaaaaaaaaaatgtatgaattaaaaattcacaatCTCAAAGTTCTGGCCAATCAAACTGAGGCATTCGGTAAGTATCATTATCAAGTTCTAGACGTGAAAGCCTGGGTCCAAAGTAGTTAATTATATAATGAGATCCATCAGCAGGTCCAACAGTTTGAGTAGCAATCAATATGATGTCCACAATTTGACCTATTTTTAGGTTAATGttattcaaatgtttattaaatgttgtataaaaatattacctAGAAACATGCAACCCAATGTGCACAGTTTAAAAAGACCTATTGCTGGGTACCCCAGGTAGAATCGATCAGCACCAAACATTCCAAGAAACACTGAGAGTAGCAACGATGTCTCAAATGAGTATCCATTTctgaaatatataaataatcaATACTGGTAAAATAGATTGCAACATAACATTTGCATAGGTGTGCAACTAAaggtaaatttgaaatttcatacGTCCATAAACatggaatttcttttggaaaagtGTTGTTTCCACTCTCCACACATTGGATCCCATCTGCTGCCATGCATATAGCTGTGAACAACAATACAGATTAGTGTAAATTTATTGTTACAATTCAGTCTTTATAGATATATTTCAATAGACTTCATTCaacagaagaaacaaacaagtttCTTCATTGTATACAAAATAACAGGCCCCTCTGAGTAAATTACAGGCTCTATTCTAGTGTTGTATGatgtcaacaaataattatgttttattaggTGGTAAAATCATATACTGTGAGCCAAGTTGTTTTTGCTACATCCTTTAGGCTGTTGAGTTGACGGATCGATTTCGGGACTGCAGAAATACTGCTCCAGTTGCAAAGACGAACAATTGGTTTCAAAGGTACTGGTTGAAAATGTACGAACTTCACTTTCAACACCTTGTAATGTTCttagaaacacaaaaaacacgaTTAATGAAGAAACACGAGAAATCGGCATGATTTGAAAAGAGCACTTTTGATCATAATAAACGATAATAATTTCATGGTCTGACAGGCGATATATTATCAGATAATAATCGATTTCGTACATAACGGATACCGATTGATACTACCACGCCATCTAGCAGTTTAACGAACAACTATGCACCTGAGTCCAGCCCAAggggggaaatcaaaaagacccTTTGAAAAAAGGAGGCAGACCGCAGAGCCGCTGAGCTGAAGGCGTCAAATGAACTGGCAGTCATCGGAGTAGTGATGGCAACCtagttttttttgaaaactaggTATTACTATTACTAAATACCTAGTATTTGAGAAAAAGTAGGTATTACTAGGTAGTAATACCtagtaacaaaataaattaaactaggtatcggaaaaaaaaactaggtttTTACTATTACTAGGTATAAACTAGGTAACTAGGTAAAGTAACTAACTAGGTAAAAATACCTAGTTACCTAGTTACCTAGTTTGGATATTTCTCTGTTTATACTTCGAAATTACATAAACAACACAAATACAAAACTTgc
This window of the Daphnia pulex isolate KAP4 chromosome 5, ASM2113471v1 genome carries:
- the LOC124193745 gene encoding TM2 domain-containing protein CG10795-like, with amino-acid sequence MPISRVSSLIVFFVFLRTLQGVESEVRTFSTSTFETNCSSLQLEQYFCSPEIDPSTQQPKGCSKNNLAHTICMAADGIQCVESGNNTFPKEIPCLWTNGYSFETSLLLSVFLGMFGADRFYLGYPAIGLFKLCTLGCMFLGQIVDIILIATQTVGPADGSHYIINYFGPRLSRLELDNDTYRMPQFDWPEL